From Pseudomonas sp. AN-1:
AGCGGCGAGCTGTCCCTCGAGGACTCGCTGGCCGCCTTCGAGCAGGGCATCCGCCTGACCCGCGAGTGCCAGGGTGCGCTGGGCCAGGCCGAGCAGAAGGTGCAGATCCTCCTCGGCCAGGACGGCCAGACCGCCCCCTTCGACGCGGAGGGCGAGGCGCAATGAGTCTCCAGCAGTACCAGGCCGCCTGCCAGGCACGCGTCGACGCCGCCCTCGACGCCCTGTTCGTCGCTCCCCGTCCCGAACTCGAGCGCCTCTACCGGGCCATGCGCTACAGCGTGATCAACGGCGGCAAGCGCGTGCGCCCGCTGCTCGCCTACGCCGCCTGCGAGACCCTCGGCGGCGCGGCCGAACGGGCCGACGGCGCGGCCTGCGCGGTGGAGCTGATCCATGCCTACTCGCTGGTCCACGACGACCTGCCGGCGATGGACGACGACGAGCTGCGCCGCGGCCAGCCGACCACCCACATCGCCTTCGACGAGGCCTGCGCCATCCTCGCCGGCGACGGCCTGCAGGCGCTGGCCTTCGAGGTGCTCGCCGACGCCGGGCGCAACCCCGCCGATGCCGCCACCCGCCTGGACATGGTCGTCAGCCTGGCCCGCGCCGCCGGACCGGCCGGCATGGTCGGCGGCCAGGCCATCGACCTCGGCTCGGTCGGCGTGCAGCTCGACCAGACCGCCCTGGAGACCATGCACCGGCACAAGACCGGTGCGCTGATCGAGGCCAGCGTGCGCCTCGGCGCCCTGGCCAGCGGCGGCAGCGACGCCAGCAGCCTCGCCGCGCTGCAGGACTACGCCCGCGCCATCGGCCTGGCCTTCCAGGTGCAGGACGACATCCTCGACGTGGAGAGCGACACCGCCACCCTGGGCAAGACCCAGGGCAAGGACCAGGCCCACGACAAGCCGACCTACCCGGCGCTGCTCGGCCTCGACGCCGCCAAGGCCTACGCCCTGGAACTGCGCGATCTGGCGCTGGCGGCCCTGCAGCCATTCGACGAGCGCGCCGACGCCCTGCGCCAGCTGGCCTGCTACATAGTCGCACGCACGCACTGAGTTCCCCGGTCCGGACCCGGCCGCCACGGCGGAAAATCGCGGCGCGAATTTTCCACGGGGTGGCCATCCCCCCTGCGCCGGCTCCACTCGACCTTCGCTTGCTTGGGCACCCCGGCCGCTTCGGGTAAACTCGCCCATCTTTTTCCGACTGCCGAACCCGTCCGATGCCCAAGACGCTGCACGAGTTTCCCCGCCAGCGGCCCGACACGCCCCTGCTCGACCGCATCGACAGCCCCGCCGCGCTGCGCGACCTCAGCGAGGCCGAGCTGGACACCCTGGCCGACGAGCTGCGCCAGTACCTGCTCTACACGGTGGGGCGTACCGGCGGGCACTTCGGCGCCGGTCTGGGCGTGGTCGAGCTGACCATCGCCCTGCACCACGTCTACCACACCCCCGAGGACCGTCTGGTGTGGGACGTCGGCCACCAGGCCTACCCGCACAAGATCCTCACCGGCCGCCGCGAGCGGATGGCGACCCTGCGCCAGAAGGGCGGCCTGGCCGCCTTCCCGCGGCGCAGTGAGAGCGCGTACGACACCTTCGGCGTCGGCCACTCCAGCACCTCGATCAGCGCCGCGCTGGGCATGGCCCTGGCCAACCGTCTGCAGGGCAGCGAGCGGCGCACCGTGGCGGTGATCGGCGACGGCGCACTGACCGCCGGCATGGCCTTCGAGGCGCTCAACCACGCCTCGGAAACCGCCGCCGACATGCTGGTGGTGCTCAACGACAACGACATGTCGATCTCGCGCAACGTCGGCGGCCTGAACAACTACCTGACCAAGATCCTCTCCAGCCGCACCTACGCCAGCATGCGCGAGGGCAGCAAGAAGATCCTCTCGCGCATCCCCGGCGCCTGGGAGATCGCCCGCCGCACCGAGGAGCACGCCAAGGGCATGCTGGTGCCCGGCACCCTGTTCGAGGAGCTGGGCTGGAACTACATCGGCCCCATCGACGGCCACGACCTGCCGACCCTGATCGCCACCCTGCGCAAGATGCGCGAACTCAAGGGCCCGCAGTTCCTCCACGTGGTGACCAAGAAGGGCAAGGGCTTCGCCCCGGCCGAGGAAGACCCGATCGGCTATCACGCCATCGGCAAGCTGGAGGTCGGCAGCAGCGCCGCGCCCAAGGCCAGCGGACCGAAATACTGCGAGGTGTTCGGCCAGTGGCTGTGCGACATGGCGGCCGTCGACGAGCGCCTGATCGGCATCACCCCGGCGATGAAGGAAGGCTCCGACCTGGTGGCCTTCGCCGAGCGCTTCCCGGAACGCTACTTCGACGTCGCCATCGCCGAGCAGCACGCGGTGACCCTCGCCGCCGGCCTGGCCTGCGAGGGCGCCAAGCCGGTGGTGGCGATCTACTCGACCTTCCTGCAGCGCGCCTACGACCAGCTGATCCACGACGTCGCGGTACAGGACCTCGACGTGCTGTTCGCCATCGACCGCGCCGGCCTGGTCGGCGAGGACGGCCCGACCCACGCCGGCAGCTTCGACCTCTCCTACCTGCGCTGCATCCCCGACATGGTCGTCATGACCCCCAGCGACGAGAACGAGCTGCGCCTGCTGCTGACCACCGGCTACCGGCATGTCGGCCCGGCGGCGGTACGCTACCCGCGCGGCAGCGGCCCCAACGCTCCGATCTCTCCGGCGCTGGAGGCAGTCGAGATCGGCAAGGGCGTGGTCCGTCGTCACGGCGCCGGCCAGGTCGCCCTGCTGGTGTTCGGCGTGCAGCTGGCCGCCGCGCTGGAGGTGGCCGAGAAGCTCGATGCCACGGTGGTCGACATGCGCTTCGTCAAGCCGCTCGACGCCGCACTGATACGCGAGCTGGCCGCCAGCCACGCGCTGCTGGTGAGCGTCGAGGAGAACGCGGTGATGGGCGGCGCCGGCAGCGCGGTGGCCGAATTCCTCGCCGCCGAGGGCATCGTCATGCCGCTGCTGCAGCTCGGCCTGCCCGACCGCTACGTCGAGCACGCCAAGCCGACCGAGATGCTCGCCGAATGCGGCCTGGATGCCGCCGGCATCGAGTCCGCGGTGCGCGCGCGCCTGGCGCTGCTTGAGAAAAACTCATCCCGAGTCGTCTGAAAGCTGCTTGAGTTTCACCACGCCGCGCACTAAGGTGCGCGGCGTTTTGCTTTTCGTCAGGGTGCGCAGGCTAGGGCCTGCGTTAAACGGGAAGCCGGTGCGTCCTCGGACAAGGCCGGCGCTGCCCCCGCAACGGTAATCGACCGCAGACCTCGGTCTGCACGCCCGTTCAACAGCCACTGGGAATGTCCCGGGAAGGCGAACCGGCGCGTCGACAGCCCGGAGACCGGCCCCGACGGATTCGACAGGTGTTGCGGAGGGCCGCACCGTCAGTCGCGCGCCCGTCCTGTGGGCGCGTTTCTGTCTTCTGCCCTCCTCGAAAGTCTGCCTTCACTTTTGAGGATTTCCTGATGAAGCTTTCCCGTCTGGCGCTGGCCGTGGCCCTCGCCCCGAGCCTGACCCTGGCCGCCGAGCCGGCCAGCGACGACATCGCGCCCCTGGTCATCACCCGCGCCACTCCGCTGGAGCAGCCGGCGCCGGCCAGCGTGCGGGTGATCAAGCGCGCCGAGATCGAGCGCAGCGGCGCCCACAACCTGATCGACGTGCTGCGCGGCCAGGCCGGCGTGCAGCTGCGCGACATCATCGGCGACGGCAGCCGCGCCACGCCCAGCCTGCGCGGCTTCGGCGAGAACGCGGTGAACAACACGCTGATCCTGGTCGACGGCCGCCGCCTCAACCAGCCGGCGATGGCCGGCGCCGACCTCAACAGCGTGCCGCTGGCCAACATCGAGCGCATCGAGATCCTGCGCGGCGCCGGCACCGTGCTGTACGGCGACCAGGCGGTCGGCGGGGTGATCAACATCGTCACCCGCACGCCGCGGCGCAACGAGGCCTACGTGGAGACCAGCCGCGGCAGCCACGACCTGGAAGCCTATCGCGGCCATGTCTTCCAGCAGCTCGGCGGCGGCTTCTCGGTGTACGCCAGCGGCGAGGCCCGCCACACCGACAACTACCGCGACCACAACGCCGCCGACTACGGCAACGCCTTCGGCCGCCTGCGCTACGACCACGCCCGCGGCTGGGCGCTGTACGAGTACCAGACGGTGGACGACGAGCTGCTCTATCCGGGCGCGCTGAGCCTCGCCCAACGCCGCAGCGACCGCAAGCAGAGCCAGTCCACGGACTGGAACGACAGCAATACCCAGGTGCACCGCTTCGCCGTCGAGCAGCGCCTCGACGAGATCTGGACCGCCAACTTCGACTACAGCCACAGCGACCAGGATGGCGTGGGCTCGTTCTTCGGAGGCGGCTTCAGCCAAGGCACTCGCATCGAAAGCTTCAGCCCGCGCCTGACCGCCCGCTGGGACACGGCGCGCGGCCACAGCGAATGGCTGCTGGGCCACGACCACATCACCAGCGACTACCAGGCCTCCTGGGGCAGCGACTTCCGCCAGACCCTGCGCGACTGGTACACCCAATTCAGCCAGCCGCTCGGCCACGACCTGACGCTGAGCCTCGGCTACCGCGCCAGCGAGGCCGAGGACCGCGACCACAGCGCCGGCAGCAACCACACCGACCGCGAGGGCAGCAGCAGCGTCGGCCTGTCCTGGCAGGCCGACGCGCAGACCCGCGTGTTCCTCAAGCGCGAGGACGTGCTGCGCTGGGCCAACGTCGACGAGAACGGCTTCGTCGGCCCCGGCGTCGAGTTCCTCAAGCCGCAGACCGGCGCATCCTGGGAAGGCGGCGTGGAATGGGACGACGGCGCGCAGCGCTACCAGCTGAGCGTCTACCGCCTCGATCTGGACGACGAGCTGATGTACGACGCCACGGCCACGGGCCCCTTCGGTCCCGGCACCGGCGCCAACGTCAACCTGGACAAGACCCGCCGCGATGGCCTGCTGCTCGAGGCCCGCCGCCAGCTGACCGAGCGCCTCGCCCTCGGCGGCCAGTACAGCTTCACCGACTCCGAGTACCGCACCGGCCCCTTCGCGGGCAACGAGGTGCCCGGCGTATCGCGCCACAGCGCCAGCGCCCACCTCGACTACCTGCTCCTGCCGGGACTCAACGGCCGCCTGGAGGCCCTGTACACCGGCGGCTACTACCTGTACAGCGACGACGCCCACAGCCAGCCGCGCGAGGGCGGCTACACCCTGCTCAACGCCGCACTGAGCTACGACTACCGCCAGCTCACCGCCAGGCTGCGGATCAACAACCTGACCGGCAAGCAGTACGACACCTATGCCAACCCCTTCGGCCGCTACCCGGCGCCGGAAGAGGACGTGCAGCTGAGCGTCGGCTACCGCTTCTGATCCGGACGCCGGAAACGACGAGGCCCCGCCTAAGCGGGGCCTCGTCGTTTCAGCCGCGCAGACTCAGCGCGCCCTGTCCAGCAGCTCGCACAGCTTCGCCGTGGCGGCGAGCATCTGGAAGCTGGGCCGCTCGATGCCCTCGTCCGGCACCTCCCACACCTGGCCACGGCGCACCGCGGTCAGTTGCGGCCAGGCCTGCCAGGCGCCGGCCTGGCCCGGCTCGCCGACCAGGATCACCGCCGGGTCGCGGGCCAGCACCGACTCGACGCCGACCTGCGGCGCCGGCAGGGCAAGGTCCTCGAACACGTTGCGCGCGCCGCACAGGCGCAGGGCGTCGCTGATGATCTGCCGGCCGCCGAGGGTGTACATGGGCCGGTCCCACACTTGGTAGAACACTGCCAGCGGCGCGCTGCCCGCGTAGCGCGCCCGCAGCGCGGCGATGCCTGCGCGCATGCGCGCGGCGAGGCGCTCGCCCTCCGCGCCATGGCCGACCGCGGCGCCGATCGCCGCCAGTTGGCCGGCCAACTCGTCGAGGTCGTGCGGCTGCGCCTCGATCAGCGGGATGCCGAGGGTCCTGAGCTGCGCATGCATGGCCGGGCCGACGCTGTCCGGCCAGAGCAGGACCAGGTCCGGCTGCAGGCTGAGCAGCACCTCCAGGTTGAGCTGGCCGTGGCGGCCGAGGGATGGCAGGTGGGCCAGCGCCGGCAGGCGCGGGCCGCCGTCGAGCACGCCGACCAGACGCTCGGCGGCGCCCAGCTCGACCATGATCTCGCTGAGCGAGGGCGCCAGCGCCACCACCCGCCGCGCGTCCGGCTCCGTGGCCTGCGCCAGGGCGGCGCCGAGCAGCAGGACGGCGAGCAGCAGGCGGCGCATCAGCCGAGCTGGCGTGGCAGGCGATAGAGCAGCGCGATCACCAGGCTGGCGAACGCCAGCAGCAGCACCGGCACCGCGTGCAGGTCGGCCAGCCGGCCGACAGCGGCGATCCAGGCCGGCAGCAGGGCGCCGAGCAGGCCGTGGCGCTGGGTCCGGGCGAACACGGCCCAGGCCGCATCCTCATCGGGAGTGTCGAGGGCGCGGGCGGTGGCGATCAGGCCATGCTTGAAGCGGCGGAACAGCGGCAGGCCGACGAACATCGACAGCAGCGCGGCGACGAACAGCGGCATGGCCAGGCTGTCCGGCAGCAGCGCACGCTCCGGGCCGAAGGCGCCGAGCAGGATCAGCGGCAGCCAGGCCAGGGCCAGCATGCCCCACCAGCGGCGGGCGAACGCCGGCCGCTGCAGCGCCACCGCACTCATTCGCCTTCGTTCTCGGCCTGGTGCAGGTTGCCGAGCAGGTGGCCGAGCTTGCCGGCCTTGGTCGCCAGATAGTGCCTGTTGTGCGGGTTGAGGCCGCTGTGCAGCGGCACGCGCTCGGCCAGGCGGATGCCGTAGGTTTCCAGCGCCTTGAGCTTGCGCGGGTTGTTGGTCATCAGCTTGAGCTCGTGGATGCCGAGGTGGTCGAGCATCGGCCGGCACATGGCGTAGTCGCGCTGGTCGGCGCCGAAGCCCAGGCGCTCGTTGGCCTCGACGGTGTCGGCGCCGGCGTCCTGCAGCTCGTAGGCGCGGATCTTGTTGAGCAGGCCGATGCCGCGACCTTCCTGGCGCAGGTAGAGCAGCACGCCGCGGCCTTCGGCGGCGATGGCGCGCAGCGCCGCCTCGAGCTGGGCGCCGCAGTCGCAGCGCAGGCTGAACAGCGCATCGCCGGTCAGGCATTCGGAATGCAGGCGGCCGAGCACCGGGCGACCGTCGGCGACGTCGCCCAAGGTCAGGGCCACGTGCTCCTTGCCGGTGGCCTCATCGAGAAAGCCATGCATGGTGAACACGCCAAACGGGGTTGGCAGCTTCGAGGCGGCGACAAAGACGACGGACACCGGGACACTCCTGCGGGACGTAGGGCACCGATTGTAGCAGCAAGCATGGCCGAGGCGGCCAGTCGGGATTGGCCGCCGCCGTCGCCCGCCCGGCCCGCGCTCAGAGCTGCTCCAGGCAGCCCGCCAGGCCGGCGCCGAGGTTCTCCAGCAGGCGCTCGTAGCCGCCGGCCCCGGCCTCGAGGTCGAAGCCCAGCGCATCCAGTTCGGCGAGACGCACCGGCAGGCCGTCGCTGAGGGTCTGCGCCAGGCGCGGACGCAGCGGCGGCTCGCTGAACACGCAGCTCGGCCCGGCGGCCTTGAGCTGCTCGCGCATGGCGGCGACGTGGCGGGCGCCCGGCTGCACCTCGGCGCTCACCGCGAACACCCCGGCGTGCTGCAGGCCGTAGGCTTCCTCGAAGTAGTCGAAGGCCTCGTGGAAGACGAAGAACGGCTTGCCCTTGAGCGGCGCCATCCGCGCCCTGAGCTTGTCGTCGGTGGCGGCCAGGCGCTGCTCGAAGGCGGCCAGGTTGGACCGGTAGCGCGCGGCGTTGGCCGGGTCGACCCGGGCCAGGTCGGCGGCCATGCGCGCGGCGATCACCCGCGCGTTGGCCGGCAGCAGCCACAGGTGGGCGTCCAGCGTGCCGGGGCGATGGGCGTGGTCGTGGCCCTGGTCATCACGGGCGGCATGCCCGTCGTGTCCGTGCTCATCGTGTTCCCCGTGCGCGGCGTGCTCCTCGTCCGCGTGCCGGTGCTCCTCGCCGAAACGGCGCAGGTGCAGGCCGGACAGCGACTGCACGGCCAGGCTGGGCGCCTCGCGCCCTTCCAGCACGTGCGACAGGAACACTTCGAGGTCGGGGCCGATCCAGTAGACCAGCGCGGCCTCGTGCACCCGGCGGATATCCGAGGGACGCAGCGCGTAGTGGTGTGGCGAGGCGCCCGGCGGCAGCAGCACCTCGGGCGTGCCGGCGCCGTCCTGCACGGCGGCGGCGATCAGCTGCAGCGGCTTGATGCTGGTCAGCACGCGCACTTCGGCCAGCGCCGGGCTGGCCAGCAGGGCCGCCAGCAGGGCGGCGGGCAGCAAAGAAGACAGACGGGGCACGGGAAGCTCTCTCCGGGGAAACTGAATGGTTATATAATAACGTCCCTTTGCCCGGGAGTGTCGCCATGTCTTCCACGCCGCTGGCCTGCCATCCCCACGACCACAGCCACTGCGTGAGCGCGGCGCTGGCCGCCGCCGACGCCCTGTGCGCGCGCAGCGGCGCGCGCCTCACCGCCCTGCGCCGCCGTGTGCTCGAGCTGGTCTGGGCCAGCCACCAGCCGCTCGGCGCCTACGACATCCTCGGCGTGCTCAGCGCCGAGGACGGCCGCCGCGCCGCGCCGCCCACCGTGTACCGCGCGCTGGACTTCCTCCTCGAGCACGGCCTGATCCACCGCCTCGCCTCGCTCAACGCCTACATCGGCTGCAACCATCCGGGGCACAGCCACCAAGGCCACTTCCTGATCTGCCGCCAGTGCAACGCCGCCATCGAGGTGGAGCAGCCGGCCATCGGCGCGGCCATCCAGGCCGCGGCCACCGAGGTGGGCTTCGCCGTGGAGGGGCAGATGGTCGAGGTGGTCGGCCTGTGCGCGCGCTGCCGGGAGGCGGCATGAGCGAGGCGCTGCTCCGCCTCGACGGGGTCGGCGTCGAGTTCGCCGGCAACGCCGTGCTGCAGGACGTGCAGCTGGAGCTGAAGTCCGGCGAGATCGTCACCCTGATCGGCCCCAACGGCGCCGGCAAGACCACCCTGGTGCGCGTGGTGCTCGGCCTGCTCGCCCCGCACACGGGCAGCCTGTGGCGGCGCGAGCGGCTGCGCATCGGCTACATGCCGCAGAAGCTGCACGTCGAGCCGACCCTGCCGCTGTCGGTGCTGCGCTTCCTGCGCCTGGTGCCGGGAGTCGACCGCGCCCGCGCCCTGGAGGCGCTCGGCGAGGTGGGCGCGGCCAAGGTGATCGACAGCCCGCTGCAGAAGATCTCCGGCGGCGAACTGCAGCGCGTGCTGCTGGCCCGCGCCCTGCTGCGCAAGCCCGAGCTGCTGGTGCTCGACGAGCCGGTGCAGGGCGTCGACATCGCCGGGCAGAGCGAGCTGTACCGCCTGATCGGCCGCCTGCGCCAGCGCTACGGCTGCGGCGTGCTGATGGTCTCCCACGACCTGCACCTGGTGATGAGCGCCACCGACCGGGTGGTCTGCCTGAACCACCATGTGTGCTGCTCCGGGCAT
This genomic window contains:
- a CDS encoding exodeoxyribonuclease VII small subunit gives rise to the protein MARKKTAPDFEQSLSELQTLVERLESGELSLEDSLAAFEQGIRLTRECQGALGQAEQKVQILLGQDGQTAPFDAEGEAQ
- the ispA gene encoding (2E,6E)-farnesyl diphosphate synthase, producing MSLQQYQAACQARVDAALDALFVAPRPELERLYRAMRYSVINGGKRVRPLLAYAACETLGGAAERADGAACAVELIHAYSLVHDDLPAMDDDELRRGQPTTHIAFDEACAILAGDGLQALAFEVLADAGRNPADAATRLDMVVSLARAAGPAGMVGGQAIDLGSVGVQLDQTALETMHRHKTGALIEASVRLGALASGGSDASSLAALQDYARAIGLAFQVQDDILDVESDTATLGKTQGKDQAHDKPTYPALLGLDAAKAYALELRDLALAALQPFDERADALRQLACYIVARTH
- the dxs gene encoding 1-deoxy-D-xylulose-5-phosphate synthase, which gives rise to MPKTLHEFPRQRPDTPLLDRIDSPAALRDLSEAELDTLADELRQYLLYTVGRTGGHFGAGLGVVELTIALHHVYHTPEDRLVWDVGHQAYPHKILTGRRERMATLRQKGGLAAFPRRSESAYDTFGVGHSSTSISAALGMALANRLQGSERRTVAVIGDGALTAGMAFEALNHASETAADMLVVLNDNDMSISRNVGGLNNYLTKILSSRTYASMREGSKKILSRIPGAWEIARRTEEHAKGMLVPGTLFEELGWNYIGPIDGHDLPTLIATLRKMRELKGPQFLHVVTKKGKGFAPAEEDPIGYHAIGKLEVGSSAAPKASGPKYCEVFGQWLCDMAAVDERLIGITPAMKEGSDLVAFAERFPERYFDVAIAEQHAVTLAAGLACEGAKPVVAIYSTFLQRAYDQLIHDVAVQDLDVLFAIDRAGLVGEDGPTHAGSFDLSYLRCIPDMVVMTPSDENELRLLLTTGYRHVGPAAVRYPRGSGPNAPISPALEAVEIGKGVVRRHGAGQVALLVFGVQLAAALEVAEKLDATVVDMRFVKPLDAALIRELAASHALLVSVEENAVMGGAGSAVAEFLAAEGIVMPLLQLGLPDRYVEHAKPTEMLAECGLDAAGIESAVRARLALLEKNSSRVV
- a CDS encoding TonB-dependent receptor: MKLSRLALAVALAPSLTLAAEPASDDIAPLVITRATPLEQPAPASVRVIKRAEIERSGAHNLIDVLRGQAGVQLRDIIGDGSRATPSLRGFGENAVNNTLILVDGRRLNQPAMAGADLNSVPLANIERIEILRGAGTVLYGDQAVGGVINIVTRTPRRNEAYVETSRGSHDLEAYRGHVFQQLGGGFSVYASGEARHTDNYRDHNAADYGNAFGRLRYDHARGWALYEYQTVDDELLYPGALSLAQRRSDRKQSQSTDWNDSNTQVHRFAVEQRLDEIWTANFDYSHSDQDGVGSFFGGGFSQGTRIESFSPRLTARWDTARGHSEWLLGHDHITSDYQASWGSDFRQTLRDWYTQFSQPLGHDLTLSLGYRASEAEDRDHSAGSNHTDREGSSSVGLSWQADAQTRVFLKREDVLRWANVDENGFVGPGVEFLKPQTGASWEGGVEWDDGAQRYQLSVYRLDLDDELMYDATATGPFGPGTGANVNLDKTRRDGLLLEARRQLTERLALGGQYSFTDSEYRTGPFAGNEVPGVSRHSASAHLDYLLLPGLNGRLEALYTGGYYLYSDDAHSQPREGGYTLLNAALSYDYRQLTARLRINNLTGKQYDTYANPFGRYPAPEEDVQLSVGYRF
- a CDS encoding cobalamin-binding protein, coding for MRRLLLAVLLLGAALAQATEPDARRVVALAPSLSEIMVELGAAERLVGVLDGGPRLPALAHLPSLGRHGQLNLEVLLSLQPDLVLLWPDSVGPAMHAQLRTLGIPLIEAQPHDLDELAGQLAAIGAAVGHGAEGERLAARMRAGIAALRARYAGSAPLAVFYQVWDRPMYTLGGRQIISDALRLCGARNVFEDLALPAPQVGVESVLARDPAVILVGEPGQAGAWQAWPQLTAVRRGQVWEVPDEGIERPSFQMLAATAKLCELLDRAR
- a CDS encoding MFS transporter, which produces MSAVALQRPAFARRWWGMLALAWLPLILLGAFGPERALLPDSLAMPLFVAALLSMFVGLPLFRRFKHGLIATARALDTPDEDAAWAVFARTQRHGLLGALLPAWIAAVGRLADLHAVPVLLLAFASLVIALLYRLPRQLG
- the ribA gene encoding GTP cyclohydrolase II → MSVVFVAASKLPTPFGVFTMHGFLDEATGKEHVALTLGDVADGRPVLGRLHSECLTGDALFSLRCDCGAQLEAALRAIAAEGRGVLLYLRQEGRGIGLLNKIRAYELQDAGADTVEANERLGFGADQRDYAMCRPMLDHLGIHELKLMTNNPRKLKALETYGIRLAERVPLHSGLNPHNRHYLATKAGKLGHLLGNLHQAENEGE
- the znuA gene encoding zinc ABC transporter substrate-binding protein ZnuA — protein: MPRLSSLLPAALLAALLASPALAEVRVLTSIKPLQLIAAAVQDGAGTPEVLLPPGASPHHYALRPSDIRRVHEAALVYWIGPDLEVFLSHVLEGREAPSLAVQSLSGLHLRRFGEEHRHADEEHAAHGEHDEHGHDGHAARDDQGHDHAHRPGTLDAHLWLLPANARVIAARMAADLARVDPANAARYRSNLAAFEQRLAATDDKLRARMAPLKGKPFFVFHEAFDYFEEAYGLQHAGVFAVSAEVQPGARHVAAMREQLKAAGPSCVFSEPPLRPRLAQTLSDGLPVRLAELDALGFDLEAGAGGYERLLENLGAGLAGCLEQL
- a CDS encoding Fur family transcriptional regulator — protein: MSSTPLACHPHDHSHCVSAALAAADALCARSGARLTALRRRVLELVWASHQPLGAYDILGVLSAEDGRRAAPPTVYRALDFLLEHGLIHRLASLNAYIGCNHPGHSHQGHFLICRQCNAAIEVEQPAIGAAIQAAATEVGFAVEGQMVEVVGLCARCREAA
- the znuC gene encoding zinc ABC transporter ATP-binding protein ZnuC — protein: MSEALLRLDGVGVEFAGNAVLQDVQLELKSGEIVTLIGPNGAGKTTLVRVVLGLLAPHTGSLWRRERLRIGYMPQKLHVEPTLPLSVLRFLRLVPGVDRARALEALGEVGAAKVIDSPLQKISGGELQRVLLARALLRKPELLVLDEPVQGVDIAGQSELYRLIGRLRQRYGCGVLMVSHDLHLVMSATDRVVCLNHHVCCSGHPEQVSSDPVFRELFGNDARNLAIYHHQHDHQHDLHGSVVLPRQPHVHGPHCKH